One window of the Camelina sativa cultivar DH55 chromosome 1, Cs, whole genome shotgun sequence genome contains the following:
- the LOC104785125 gene encoding geranylgeranyl pyrophosphate synthase 10, mitochondrial-like has protein sequence MENQEALVYTFISIFISLQFLFWRFLRPRFNARQTRHLDPPSHTMTAESYESEFLSYMIRKSKLVNKALDEAVPVCQTPVLKIREAMRYTLLLGGKRIRPMLCLAACNLVGGKESTAMPAACAIEMIHASSLIQDDLPCMDDDSLRRGKPTNHKVFGENIAILAVDGLIALAIKHIVESTSLDVPPPRVLRAVLEISKAVGTEGLVAGQAADLAGEGMNFDNNEVGLEHLEFIHIHKTAALLEAAAVMGGIVGGGSDEEIESLRSYARCVGLMFQVVDDVTKSSEELGKTARKDLISEKLTYPKLMGVEKSGVYADKLNREAREHLKTFDSDKAAPLLFLADYVVNRQN, from the coding sequence ATGGAAAATCAAGAAGCTCTTGTTTACACtttcatctccatcttcatctctcttcaGTTCTTGTTTTGGAGATTTCTAAGGCCGCGTTTCAATGCCCGCCAGACCCGCCACCTTGATCCGCCCAGCCACACCATGACTGCTGAAAGCTATGAATCAGAGTTCTTGTCTTATATGATCCGCAAATCTAAGCTTGTCAATAAGGCACTCGACGAGGCTGTTCCAGTATGCCAGACGCCAGTACTGAAGATCCGTGAGGCCATGAGGTACACGCTTCTCTTGGGCGGGAAACGAATACGGCCAATGCTTTGTCTGGCTGCATGCAACCTTGTGGGTGGGAAAGAGTCAACCGCAATGCCTGCCGCATGTGCGATTGAGATGATCCATGCGTCGTCACTCATTCAAGACGATCTACCTTGTATGGACGACGACAGCCTCCGACGCGGAAAACCCACAAATCATAAAGTCTTTGGCGAAAATATAGCCATCTTGGCAGTTGATGGGCTCATAGCTTTGGCCATCAAGCACATCGTGGAATCCACCTCATTGGACGTTCCTCCACCGAGAGTTCTCCGTGCCGTTCTAGAGATATCGAAAGCCGTGGGAACGGAAGGGCTAGTTGCGGGTCAAGCGGCGGATTTGGCTGGAGAAGGAATGAACTTTGATAATAATGAAGTGGGTTTAGAGCATCTTGAGtttatacatattcataaaACGGCGGCGTTGCTTGAAGCGGCAGCTGTTATGGGAGGTATAGTGGGAGGTGGGTCAGATGAAGAAATAGAAAGTCTTAGAAGTTACGCGAGATGCGTTGGGTTGATGTTTCAGGTGGTGGATGATGTGACCAAGTCCTCGGAAGAGCTCGGTAAAACAGCCCGTAAAGATTTGATCTCGGAAAAGCTAACGTATCCCAAGTTGATGGGAGTGGAGAAGTCGGGAGTATATGCTGACAAGTTGAACAGAGAAGCTCGGGAACATCTTAAAACGTTTGATTCAGACAAGGCAGCTCCGTTGCTGTTTCTTGCTGATTACGTTGTCAACAGACAAAACTGA
- the LOC104785098 gene encoding geranylgeranyl pyrophosphate synthase 10, mitochondrial-like yields MDTLEALVYALISFFLSLQLLFWRFRPRYTEVTSTLRLNRHLNIRGGRLTSRKSYKFEFMSYMSNKAKSVNKALEEAVPLRQPVLKIHEAMRYTLLSDGKRVRPMLCLAACELVGGHESTAMAAACGVEMLHASSLILDDLPCMDDDSLRRGKPTNHIVFGEGIAILASDALIALAVQKAATSTLSDVPSERVLRSVQEMVKAVGTEGLVAGQAADLAGEAVTGAIMGGGSDEEIEKLRSYARCIGLMFQVVDDVLDVTKSSEELGKTAGKDLIVGKS; encoded by the exons ATGGATACTCTTGAAGCTCTTGTTTACGctctcatctccttcttcctctctctccaaCTCTTGTTCTGGAGATTCCGGCCACGTTACACTGAAGTTACGTCTACGTTGAGGCTGAACCGCCACCTTAACATCCGCGGCGGCCGTCTGACTTCCCGCAAGAGCTATAAGTTTGAGTTCATGTCTTATATGTCCAATAAAGCCAAGTCCGTCAATAAAGCACTAGAAGAGGCCGTTCCTCTCCGCCAGCCAGTTCTCAAGATCCATGAGGCTATGAGGTATACGCTTCTCTCGGATGGCAAACGTGTAAGACCAATGCTTTGCTTAGCTGCATGCGAGCTCGTGGGCGGACATGAGTCAACCGCAATGGCCGCTGCGTGTGGGGTTGAGATGCTCCACGCGTCGTCTCTCATTCTAGACGACCTCCCTTGCATGGACGACGACAGCCTCCGCCGTGGGAAACCCACTAACCATATAGTCTTTGGAGAAGGTATAGCCATATTAGCTTCTGATGCGCTCATAGCTTTGGCTGTCCAAAAGGCCGCCACATCAACTTTATCGGACGTTCCTTCAGAGAGGGTTCTCAGGAGCGTTCAGGAGATGGTGAAAGCAGTGGGGACGGAGGGGCTTGTTGCAGGTCAAGCGGCGGATTTGGCTGGAGAAG CTGTCACGGGAGCTATAATGGGAGGTGGGTCGGATGAAGAAATAGAGAAGCTTAGGAGTTACGCAAGATGCATTGGTTTGATGTTTCAGGTGGTGGATGATGTGCTTGATGTGACGAAGTCATCGGAGGAGTTGGGGAAGACTGCAGGTAAAGATTTGATCGTCGGNAAATCATAG
- the LOC104785143 gene encoding U-box domain-containing protein 4-like: protein MGSSSETESESRGFQNPDWETEFNRFEDSISSGSASIRVRSIIKLSDLATRVPESYILRAIPILAGLLRVSDDPNRSVQAAAAHCLKRIACHGGEDGGFAVTMGRCGAIASLLGLLLEANTNNNGDVFRGIWVKCLWSLVTFGSSIRVGLARLGGLEIVIRELNNWEDDGSRWYLLEILSALTTIRESRRVLVHSGGLKFLVEAAKVGNLASRERSCHAIGLIGVTRRARRMLVEAGVITALVDLYRDGDNKAKLLAGNALGIISAQTEYIRPVTEAGSIPLYVELLSGQDPLGKDIAEDVFCILAVAEGNAVLIAEQLVRILREGDNEAKLAASDVLWDLAGYRHSVSVIRESGAIPLLIELLRDGSLEFRERISGAISQLSYNENDREAFSDSGMIPILIEWLADESEELRDNAAEALINFSEDQEHYARVHEAISHPVFQSMQSRLARIRASHELMVRSIRRVTLEHLVRDPDRL from the coding sequence ATGGGTTCTTCTTCAGAAACGGAAAGCGAAAGCAGAGGTTTTCAAAACCCAGATTGGGAAACAGAGTTTAATCGATTCGAGGATTCGATTTCATCTGGTTCGGCTTCAATTCGAGTAAGATCTATTATAAAGTTATCAGATTTAGCGACTCGAGTACCCGAGAGTTATATACTCCGTGCAATTCCGATCCTCGCCGGTCTTCTTCGTGTCTCCGATGATCCCAATCGTTCCGTTCAAGCTGCCGCCGCGCATTGCTTAAAACGTATCGCCTGTCACGGCGGTGAAGATGGCGGGTTTGCGGTTACGATGGGGAGGTGTGGTGCGATTGCTAGCTTGCTAGGGTTGTTACTTGAGGCgaatactaataataatggtGATGTGTTCCGGGGGATTTGGGTGAAGTGTTTGTGGAGTTTAGTTACTTTTGGATCTTCGATTCGAGTTGGTTTGGCTAGGTTAGGTGGTTTAGAGATTGTGATTCGTGAGTTGAATAATTGGGAAGATGATGGGAGTAGATGGTATTTGTTAGAGATCCTTAGTGCTTTGACAACGATACGTGAGAGCAGACGTGTTCTTGTTCATTCAGGAGGGCTTAAGTTTCTTGTTGAAGCTGCTAAAGTTGGGAACTTGGCGTCCAGAGAGAGATCTTGTCATGCAATCGGATTGATAGGTGTTACTAGACGAGCTAGGCGAATGTTGGTTGAAGCAGGAGTGATTACAGCACTTGTGGATCTATATCGAGATGGGGATAATAAGGCAAAGCTTTTAGCTGGTAATGCCTTAGGGATCATATCTGCTCAGACCGAGTACATTAGGCCTGTTACTGAAGCTGGTTCCATTCCTTTGTACGTTGAGCTTCTCTCAGGACAAGATCCATTGGGGAAAGATATTGCAGAGGATGTGTTCTGTATATTAGCTGTAGCTGAGGGTAATGCTGTTTTGATAGCGGAACAACTTGTGAGGATCTTGAGAGAAGGTGATAACGAAGCCAAGTTGGCGGCTTCTGATGTGCTATGGGATCTTGCGGGTTATAGGCATTCTGTATCTGTTATTAGAGAGTCTGGCGCTATTCCTTTGCTGATCGAGCTTTTGAGAGATGGATCCCTTGAGTTTAGAGAGAGGATTTCTGGAGCTATCTCTCAGTTGAGTTATAATGAGAATGACCGTGAGGCCTTTTCTGATTCCGGTATGATACCAATTCTGATTGAATGGTTGGCTGATGAGTCGGAAGAGCTCAGGGATAACGCAGCTGAGGCACTTATTAATTTCTCTGAAGACCAAGAGCATTATGCTAGAGTGCATGAGGCAATAAGCCATCCTGTGTTTCAGAGTATGCAGAGCAGACTTGCTAGAATCAGAGCTTCCCATGAACTAATGGTACGGTCAATTAGAAGGGTCACACTCGAACATCTTGTCCGGGATCCAGATCGTCTCTGA
- the LOC104705803 gene encoding uncharacterized protein LOC104705803: protein MQATPLTCVFGVNIGLKGYEKMLNKIYQGIGGLKLDVSNWLVYLRGEVDPIVFIKKLYVARRYVELFRIDYGYEENPQGTRRPNSHFMRCCFELNTLEISWYKKIIGALKTIQGVSFTLDAQPAMGYPMAYLCGNIEIGVLMKMLVKTGIELSAMEYGVEYKDANLNPPPKKLEAPPANGTETQPTKDTVPPTPKVVSTSLTEHKQVIYKKPRGFRRLFCK, encoded by the exons ATGCAGGCTACTCCATTG ACATGTGTTTTTGGTGTGAATATTGGACTCAAAGGTTACGAAAAGATGTTAAATAAAATCTACCAGGGCATTGGAG GTTTAAAGCTCGATGTGTCAAACTGGTTGGTATATCTACGGGGAGAAGTTGATCCTATAGTATTCATTAAGAAATTGTATGTAGCGAGAAGGTACGTTGAGCTTTTCCGAATTGATTATGGATATGAAGAGAATCCACAAGGAACCCGGAGACCAAATTCCCACTTCatg AGATGTTGCTTCGAGCTAAACACATTAGAAATAAGTTGGTATAAGAAAATCATAGGAGCTTTGAAGACCATCCAAG GTGTATCATTTACCTTAGACGCACAACCAGCTATGGGATATCCGATGGCATACTTATGTGGGAACATTGAAATTGGAGTGCTCATGAAGATGCTCGTGAAGACAGGGATTGAACTGTCGGCAATGGAATATGGTGTCGAGTATAAAGATGCAAACTTAAACCCACCTCCCAAGAAACTTGAGGCTCCTCCTGCAAATGGAACTGAGACACAGCCCACAAAAGACACGGTGCCTCCTACACCTAAGGTTGTTAGTACATCATTAACGGAGCACAAACAAGTCATATACAAGAAGCCTCGCGGTTTTAGACggttattttgtaaataa
- the LOC104785116 gene encoding geranylgeranyl pyrophosphate synthase 10, mitochondrial-like translates to MDTLEALVYALISFFLSLQLLFWRFRPRYTEVTSTLRLNRHLNIRGGRLTSRKSYKFEFMSYMSNKAKSVNKALEEAVPLRQPVLKIHEAMRYTLLSDGKRVRPMLCLAACELVGGHESTAMAAACGVEMLHASSLILDDLPCMDDDSLRRGKPTNHIVFGEGIAILASDALIALAVQKAATSTLSDVPSERVLRSVQEMVKAVGTEGLVAGQAADLAGEAVTGAIMGGGSDEEIEKLRSYARCIGLMFQVVDDVLDVTKSSEELGKTAGKDLIVGKLTYPRLMGVEKSREYAERLNREAREHLQGFNLDKVAPLLSLADYILNRQN, encoded by the exons ATGGATACTCTTGAAGCTCTTGTTTACGctctcatctccttcttcctctctctccaaCTCTTGTTCTGGAGATTCCGGCCACGTTACACTGAAGTTACGTCTACGTTGAGGCTGAACCGCCACCTTAACATCCGCGGCGGCCGTCTGACTTCCCGCAAGAGCTATAAGTTTGAGTTCATGTCTTATATGTCCAATAAAGCCAAGTCCGTCAATAAAGCACTAGAAGAGGCCGTTCCTCTCCGCCAGCCAGTTCTCAAGATCCATGAGGCTATGAGGTATACGCTTCTCTCGGATGGCAAACGCGTAAGACCAATGCTTTGCTTAGCTGCATGCGAGCTCGTGGGCGGACATGAGTCAACCGCAATGGCCGCTGCGTGTGGGGTTGAGATGCTCCACGCGTCGTCTCTCATTCTAGACGACCTCCCTTGCATGGACGACGACAGCCTCCGCCGTGGGAAACCCACTAACCATATAGTCTTTGGAGAAGGTATAGCCATATTAGCTTCTGATGCGCTCATAGCTTTGGCTGTTCAAAAGGCCGCCACATCAACTTTATCGGACGTTCCTTCAGAGAGGGTTCTCAGGAGCGTTCAGGAGATGGTGAAAGCAGTGGGGACGGAGGGGCTTGTTGCAGGTCAAGCGGCGGATTTGGCTGGAGAAG CTGTCACGGGAGCTATAATGGGAGGTGGGTCGGATGAAGAAATAGAGAAGCTTAGGAGTTACGCAAGATGCATTGGTTTGATGTTTCAGGTGGTGGATGATGTGCTTGATGTGACGAAGTCATCGGAGGAGTTGGGGAAGACTGCAGGTAAAGATTTGATCGTCGGAAAGCTAACGTATCCGAGACTGATGGGAGTGGAGAAATCGAGGGAATATGCAGAGAGATTGAACAGAGAAGCTCGGGAACATCTTCAAGGGTTTAATTTAGACAAGGTGGCTCCTTTGTTGTCTCTCGCTGATTACATTCTCAACAGACAAAACTGA